The DNA sequence ACttcttttaattagttaattatttattttggtactggggattgaacccagaggggattttaccactgagccacattcccagagctttttatttatttaattttttgagacagggtcttactaagttacttaaagccttgctaagttactgaggctggcctcaaacttgtgatcctcctttctcagcctcctgagtcacttttatttttagacagtatTGCCAGTCTGGCCTCCCACTTGTGATATTTCTTCCTCAggtttctgagttgctgggattacaggcatgggcagCCACACCCAGCTATGTTAAAGGGTTTTaggtaatcctagaggctcaggagactgaggcaggaggattgcaagttcaaagccagcttcagcaatggggaggggctaagcaactcagtgagaccctgtctctaaataaaatacataataagactgagaatacagctcagtggctgagagcccttgagttcaatcctgggtatccCTGCCCCTCCAAAATGGTTACCATGGCACCACAAATTCAAACAAAGTTGAATATTTAAATGTTACAAAAAGACAGTGAAGCAGGACCAATGTTCAGGACCCCTCCCCACAGGCAGCTACTATTATAAATGCGTTACATATTTTACAGAAGATAGTTTATAGCCAGTAGAAATGTAATAGCAGGCATGAATGTGAGCCACATAtaggatttaaaattttctagtaataacaacatttaaaaaaaataataaaatgctgggcatggtagcccatgcctgtaatcccagcagcttgggaggcagaggtaggaggattgaaagttccaggccagcctcagcaacttagagaggtcctgtctcaaaataaaatataaaaagggttggggatgtaacttagtgcttgagtgccctgggttcaatccctgctacaaaacaaaaataaacaatcaaaaaaaaaaaggaaataggagatatggttcagtggtaaagtgcttacctagcatgcccaaggccttggggtcaatcctcaacattgcaaaaaaaattaaataaataaaaaataaaaagaaacacaggaGACTACTTTGAAACTGGCAACAtgtcaataaaattattaatgagatattttacatacttttttgACAGTTTCAAAATCCAATGGATAGCTTTAAAACCTGGATATCTTCAAAATCCAATGTGCATTTTACACTCACAGCATTTCTCAACTTGAACTTGCCACATTTCAAGGGCTCCATAGCCACATGGGTTAATGAACAATGCAGGAATATACATTTACAAGCATGTGtatgcctgtatttttaaaactacaaaaacaaTATATGAAACATTGTTCCAtacatttctttcttcacttcaCTTAGAGATGGATCCATATGAGTACCATATGGCCTATGCTTACTCAAGTCCCTAATGCTGAACATTTAGGTTATTGGCTTTGACAATGATTAACAGCAAGTACATCTGTTGGTGCCTGGATGCTGCCTATCTATAGAATAAATTCCTAAGATGGGGCTACTACTGAGAGAAACAGCGTATATATTAAAatctccttttccattttcctgcatCTTACTTATCTCCTTAAACTGAGTGAGCTACCAAAGAATAGGGACCAAGTCATTCACCTATTCCAGTCTCCAGGCATCTTGCATAGGTCAAGATCAAGGTTGGTCTCTGACCTTAATAATCCATTTGTAAAGATTTCATTTCAGAAGAGGATAAAAGTATACATGGAAGTATGTGTATTGAGTCATTGTGTTTCAATATGAAAGGTAGCTTCTCTGTATTTTTAGTATCTGCAGCCTTTAAAGAGAATGGGCACTTccaagactgaggcaggaggattgaagttcaaggccagccttagcaacttagaaagaccctaaaataaaaataactggaggggggggctggggatacagcttggttggtagagtgcttgccatgggttcaatccctagtacaaaacaaaacaaaaaacaaaacaaaacaaaaaacccacaaacaactGAAcaactggggctgtagctcagtggttgagcacctctgggttcaatcctcagtacttaaAAGGCAGTTGAGCAGGGATGCCTGATGCTTGACGTCTGATGGGCTCAATATGCAAAATGTCAAATATTGGATGATTACATATTGGGCTCCtgaaaatggcatttaaaaatttttgagattttatttatttggtactgaggattgaacctaaggatgatctaccactgaaccacatccccagccctttttaattttttggtactggggattaaactcaggggcacttgacctctgagtcacatccccagccctaccgtgcattttgtttagagacagggtatccctgagttgcttagcagttgctgaggctggctttgaatctgagtttctcctgctccagcctccgaaactgctgggattacaggcatgttctaccactcccagctttatttttaattttaagataaggtctcactaaatcggttagggccttgctaaattgctgaggttagcctcaaatttgtgatcctccttcctcagcctcccaagtcactgagactacaggcatgtgccaccatacctagtttggaaaatggtattttaaacaaagttttcctAGAGTAAAAGAAGCATGAAATTCACCTATGTTGATATTTGTTAACATGCAAATATGTTCACAATATGAGCTACAAAATATTATACCAAATGTGTCccattaataataatatacagctgggcacggtggcgcacgcctaATCCCAGTGGATCAAGAGGCTACGGCAGgagcatctcaagttcaaaaccagcctctgcaactgcaaagcactaagcaactcagtgggaccctgtctctaaataaaacacaaaatagagctggggatgtggctcagtagctgagtgcctgagttcagtccccactatccccctaaacaaacaaacaaaaccacaaaacaatatacataaaccaggtgtggtgacataaacctataatcctagcaatttaagaagctgaggcaggaggatcacaaattccaggccagacAGACCCTGTcttactataaaaaaataaaaagggctctaGATATAGCCCAGTAGTAGAGtactcctggatttaatccccaggaggggaaaacaacaacaaaaacaatttatgTCAGAACATATGAAGAGCtcctaaaagtaaagaaaaatggctgggaacatagctcagtggtacaatatGGGCTTAGcaatgcacaaggctctgggtttgattacTAGCACACACATGTACCTGCAcacataaagaaagaagaaaaagaaaagaaagattggagctgggattatggctcagaggtagagtgcttgcctagcattcgtgaggcactgggttcggttctcagcaccacgtaaaaataataaaataaagttattgtgtatacctataactaaaaactaaatgttaaaaaaagaaagacaaacacaAGAAATATAGGCAAAGGATAGAACTAGAAAATTcacagctaggcatggtggtgcacacctataatcccaataatttgggaagctgaggcaggataatcatcaagttcaaggccagcctcagcaatttagcaaggctctgtctcaaaataaaaaacaaaaaaagaaggctggggatatagctcagttggtagagtatttgctccacatgcacaaggccctgggttcaatcccccccccacacacacacatacaaaagggggggggctggggatccctgggttaaatcctcagttaaaaaaattaaattaaatttaaaaaaataaattaataaaaaaatccaCAAGACTCAAATCCTAATAAGttgtattttcttcccttggTTTTCAGACCATTTCCCCCTGTGGCTTCAACAGCTCCATATGCTTCTTTTGATGGTCCTTTCTTGCACCCCCTTAACCTTGTAGCACCCAGGGCACTGTCTTTGGTCCTCTTTTCTTGTCTACACCCACTCACTGGAACCTTCATCCAGTCTCAGGTTCTCAACCTGTCTCCTTGGGTTGCTGTTCTACCCCAGGTTTTAAAACACTGCAATGAACTTGTTTTAAGAACtcatcatttttatgtattttggtgCTGGAGGAGGAGGTTTCATGGATTTATGTGTGTAAATGCTTATGTATATTCAAGACATTATTTCTATAGGTGCAAAGGTACATGTATAGCTATGTGCGTGGAAAAGCCCAGGCAGCGAAACACTGAGTTATTATCAGTATTTATCTTTACAGTGTGGGATTActagatcttttaaaatatcattaggaTCATCAAACAAAACTATGGTGTTGTCTATACATATAACCTAAGTGTGTAACAATGGGTTAAGTGGGTTAGTGCTCATCCACACTTAGAACTATATACAACCGTTAGAAAAGCATGTTCGATATGGTAAAATTATCATCATTAGATTCTAGATAAAACAGATGCCAGATATACGTTCTAGATAGCATGATGCGTTttatccattaaaaacaaaacaaaacaaaaaaaaactgtgccTAGAGAAAAGATTGCAAGGAAATGTATCAAAATGTTACCTGCGCATCTCTCCAGGTGCTGGTGTGAAAAGCGATTTTAGCGATTTTTAGCTTCGGGTATTTTTCAATTTccgaaaaaaaaaatgagggtcattttcaccctaaacctaaggcGACGGGAGgagttattttgctttttatgcaGCAAATCGCTCTCCACCGAGAGCAGTGGCAGCGCAGCGCGTCACCGCCTGTGCGGTTACCGGCGGGTCACCCGGAGGCCCGAGCACTGGCCGGTCCCGCAGGCCGCAGCGCCCCCGGTGGCAGGTCCGGGGCGGCGGGAAGGGGATGGGCACGGAGGACCGGGAGGCGGCGCCGGGCGTCCCCGCGCTTCCCGCGAGATCCCGCTCCGTGTGCTCCGCCCCGATCGCCGCGCTCTCAGATCCCCGCGTCGCGGCACTTCCTGCCTTCCGCGCCCGCGCCTCCCACTCTCACCCGTGCTCGTCGCCTGCCGCCAGCCGCCCGGCGCCGCCCCAGGAGGTGCCCCCGGCCCGGCCGGGTCACCACCCCGCCCGCCGCCCCGCGAGCCGCTTTGTCTCGGGCGGGGCGCGCGGGAGAGGCCGCCAAGTGCCCCCCGCCGCGGGCCCGGGCCCCCCGCcccggggcggcggcggcggtgccGGGCCCCGGGGCGGGGGGCGCGCCGGGATGGGCCCCAAGCGGCGGCAGCTGACGTTCCGGGAGAAGTCGCGGATCATCCAGGAGGTGGAGGAGAACCCGGACCTGCGCAAGGGCGAGATCGCGCGGCGCTTCAACATCCCGCCGTCCACGCTGAGCACCATCCTGAAGAACAAGCGCGCCATCCTGGCGTCGGAGCGCAAGTACGGTGTGGCCTCCACCTGCCGCAAGACCAACAAGCTGTCCCCCTATGACAAGCTGGAGGGATTGCTCATAGCCTGGTTCCAGCAGATCCGCGCCGCTGGCCTGCCCGTCAAGGGCATCATCCTCAAGGAGAAGGCTCTGCGTATAGCCGAGGAGCTGGGCATGGACGACTTCACTGCCTCCAACGGCTGGCTGGACCGCTTCCGCCGGCGCCATGGTGTGGTGTCCTGCAGTGGTGTGGCCCGTGCCCGGGGACGAAACAGTGCTCCCCGGACCCCAGCAGCACCTGCCAGCCCGGCTGCTGTGCCCTCGGAGGGCAGTGGTGGGAGTACGCCTGGCTGGCGCGCCCGGGAGGAGCAACCGCCGTCTGTGGCCGAGGGATACGCCTCCCAGGACGTGTTCAGCGCCACCGAGACCAGTCTTTGGTATGACTTTCTGCCCGACCAGGCGGCGGGGCTGTGCGGAGGCGATGGAAGGGCGCGCCAAGCCACCCAGCGCTTAAGCGTCTTGCTGTGCGCCAATGCCGATGGCAGCGAGAAGCTACCCCCTTTGGTGGCCGGCAAATCAGCTAAGCCTCGTGCGGGACAAGGTGGCCTGCCCTGCGACTACACTGCCAACTCTAAGGGTGGTGTCACCACCCAGGCACTGGCCAAGTACTTGAAAGCCCTGGACACCCGAATGGCTGCAGAGTCTCgccgggtcctgctgctggcagGCCGCTTGGCTGCCCAGTCCCTGGACACTTCAGGCCTGAGGCACGTGCAGCTGGCCTTCTTCCCTCCGGGCACTGTGCATCCCTTGGAGCGAGGAGTGGTCCAACAGGTGAAAGGCCACTATCGCCAGGCTATGCTGCTCAAGGCCATGGCCGCCCTAGAGGGCCAGGATCGCTCAGGCCTGCAGCTGGGCCTCATGGAGGCCCTGCACTTTGTGGCTGCAGCGTGGCAGGCAGTGGAGCCTTCGGACATAGCCACCTGTTTTCGGGAGGCTGGTTTTGGAGGTGGCCCTAATGCCACCATCACCACTTCCCTCAAgagtgagggagaagaagaggaagaggaggaggaggaagaagaagaggaggaagaagaagaggaggaggagggtgaaggggaagaggaggaggaggaggaagaagaagaaggggaggaggaggaggaaggaggagaaggagaggagttgggggaggaagaggaggtagaggaggagggTGATGTTGATGATAgtgatgaagaagaggaggaagaggaggaaagctcTTCTGAGGGCTTGGAGGCCGAGGACTGGGCCCAGGGAGTAGTGGAGGCTGGAGGCAGCTTTGGGGGTTACAGTGCCCAGGAGGAGGCACAGTGCCCTACCCTCCATTTCTTGGAAGGTGGGGAGGACTCAGAGTCAGAtagtgaggaagaggaggaagatgaggatgaggatgaggaggatGAAGATGACGAAGATGATGATGAGGATAGTGATGAGGTGCCTGTACCCAGCTTTGGGGAGGCCATGGCTTACTTTGCCATGGTCAAGAGGTACCTGACCTCCTTCCCCATTGATGACCGTGTGCAGAGCCACATCCTCCACTTGGAACATGATCTGGTCCACGTGACTAGGAAGAACCACGCCAGGCAGGCGGGAGTTCGGGGTCTTGGACATCAAAGCTGAGCCCCCTGGGCATAGCCATTGCCTGACCCAGAAGGGCAGCACCAGTCCTGGGGCAGAGAACTCTGTGCAACCACTGTGGATGGAGCCAGAAGGGGGGAGCCCCAGGGCCTTTAGTAATGTTTCCCTGGCCCTGAGATAGGCCCAGGGGCTGAGGTCTGCCTCACTGCCTGCTTATTGCCTCTTTCTCAAAATCCTTTCCTCCCCATTTGCCCCTGGGCTAGGGGACCAGGTGGGGTGAGTGGGGAGCTGTCCGGTGCTACCACACCGTGCCATCAGTGAACTAGACCATAGTGGCAGCCAGGGATGGGCCCTGGAAGCTCCCGGCCGGAGAGTGCCTCTCCCCCTGCCGTCCACACCAGGTCTTCGGTGGGGGGGACCTCAAAGCCATTCTGGGAAGGGCTCCAGAGGAAGGTCCAGCCTGGGTCCCCACAAGGCTGgcagccccacccccatccctgggCCGCCTCAAGAAGCACAGTCTAACTCATGGCAGGCTCCTAAGCTTGCCTCTGCCTGCTTTCCACCTCCCTAATCCCTTCCTTTGGCCCAGTCCTTGTGACTTTGGCCCTTGGTTTTCTTTTCAGATTGGAGGTTTCCAAGAGGCCCTTCAGGGGAGTGATACTGGGTACCTCCCCTGTGGGCAGCTGCAGGCCCTGTGCCTCTCATCCCTCTCTGGCAGGGCCCCATCCTGGGCagaggggcctggggctgggcccaGAGTCCAGCCATCCAGCTGCTCCTTTCCCAGTTTGAATTCAATAAATCTGTCCACTCCCCTTTTGTGGGGGTGAACGTTTTAACAGCCAAGGGTGCATCCTTCATGGTCTGGGCTTGCGTCTGTCTTGGGGGACACATGCTTTCCCTCTTCCCTTTGGTCCTTGCTCTCTCTGGTGGGACATAGAAGCAAGGGTTGAGAGGGTGGGTGGCCCTGATTGGGATGAGGGGCAGCAGGAGCTGTCAACATCCATGTCTAAGAGTTATTTATAGAGACTTGGGAAAGAAGGGGTCTTCAGTGTACCCATCTAAGGGTAGATTTGAGGAAGCCTACACCTGCACTGCTTTGGGGTTAGAGAAAAGCTCTTGGTTTCTTGGCTGGGGGCAGGAAAGAGGGAGCCAATAGTCTGTCGGGCTAAATCAGACAATATGCACCTGAGGACTAGACCCACCAGGGCTGGTTAAAGAAGATCCTTGCAAGAGTTGGACTAGAACAGAAAGTTTGTTGGGACAGCTCTTGTGGGTCAAGTTGGAGTTTGGAGGGGCATATGGAGAACCCTTTGATTTGCCTTTGGTGCCTTAGagagatgttttgttttttgaggtcttTCCCAGGCTGCTCTCAAACTCCTGGTTCAAGTGATCCTACTGCTATActctcctgagtagttgggatatAGGCATGCTGGTGGCACCTGGTTAAGGCCTTTCATTAATGGCCCTCTGCAAACCTGGTGGCCACCTTTGCAGACAGTGGTAGGAGGAAGGTGAAATTTTCTAGGAGCAAATTGTACCACCAAGAAGTTGATGCAGTGCCCTCCAGGGGCTCCCCTGTCCAAAAGTAAGGACAGGCCCTTTTCTGTCCTACACCTCCTGTTTTCAGGGCCCAGTACTTTTCTCCATAACCCTTCCTCATTGAAGCCCTCAGGCCCCAGAGGTTCCAGCCAGGGGAGGGCCTGAGCCTGAGTagggcaggcagctctggggctCAAACCGGTTTTCCCACCCTGCCTGGGACTGGCACTTCACCTCTGGTTTCCTCCCAACCCCTCACCACCCCTTTGCTACCAAGTTCCTCTTCTCCCTACCCTGGAATGTTGGGTGGGGGATATTCTTTGCCTGCACTGGGTGTGGTTCCTCCCAGAAAGGCAAGGCCATTGTGCATCACTTTAAAACAAGAAGGTGGAATGACTTCCACTTTTGGCCTTCTGCACTTTTGGCACTCCCCTCCAGGCCTTGAAGGCTTTGAAACATAGTGACAACAAAAAGGACTTGAGATTATCCGTTGGCATCACCCCCATTCCTTTATCTGAACTCTGGAGGAGGAGACCAGGGAGCCAAAATCAAGCCCAACctacccccccaacacacacacacatcccatgtGCTCTGGAGTGAGTAGGAGGGAACAGTGGTGTTCTCCCCAAGTGACCCTGGCCAACTCAGGTCCCTTACTTCAAGTACTAACTAGGCAAATCACTTCCAGCTGTTTTTTGTCAACAAGAACACCTCTTGCTGGAACTGAGATGATCTCATTAGTGATCATACTGCTGATACTAATAGGGCCTTACAGTGTATCAGGCTTAAACACTTTCCAAAGTGCCCACAAGATAGGAAAAACCATGACAAATAGGCATAGAGAGGTTTGGtgatatacccaaagccacacttGTGTTAGAAGGAAGCTTTCTCCCCAGGCTGACCCTAGAAGTACTCCTTTACTGCTACCCTGTACCTATTCATTAATGAGGGATCCATCTTCCTAACTCTTGTAGGGTTGCGTTTGAAGTGGAGCTGTTTACTAAAATCAATTGCCAATCCATGGTTGAATAGCTCTTTGAAAGATGAGGAATGCAGATAGATGTAGCTCTTGCTTCTGTACCTGTAACCAACTCCCATTACCCCCAATTACATACAAATACAGGTCTTTTGTAAATGTTAACatctttccattttataagtTCTTTCCTATTCattacccccacacacacacaagtaggTGAGAACTGTCCCCATTTCACAAAGGAGCAAATAGGGTGATGGAGTTGAATGACTTGCTTAAGgtactgactttgaactctgtgCTTTCTCTGGGAGTTTTGGTTACCTATTAAATGTCCCTCCAGAACACTGGTGGGATGAGGAAGTGGCAGTGGCCCTTTGAGTACAGAACTTTGGGAGGGAGCCAGCAAGGGAGCACTGTCACACAGAAGTCAATCTCACAGCTCATATGGGTAGCAGATTATTAACAGTACTCCCAAATGGAGGTGATTATTATTATGGCAATGCTTTCCTTCATTTAGGACTGATAGCTAAAGGGCACATAAAGAGGATCCCAGCCCTGGGGATACTGGTGCCAGGGTTCTGGGGGCCTGTTCGGCTTTGGCAGATCTCAGAATGGGTCAGCAGGTGGTATGGGTGTAGAGGTGATGCCTttttggagaaaaagggaagataaGGACACCTAACTCTTTACAACTCTGGAGCCCAGGAAAGGGTAGCTGGAAAAAACTACAACTCCCAGAAGGCCCTGCTTCAAGGCGAGTCGGCAATGGTTGCCATGGTTTCAGAAAACAATATGGCTGCTCCCAGATGGGACGTAAGTCTTTGGgctagggaggcagaggcaggtccGGACGCCCGCAGTGGCGAGAGAGGAAGCGTTTGAGGGGTCGTGAGGCTGGGTCTGGACGCTGCACGATTGGAACGGCTTGACCTTGCTGGGCCCCGATGGCGAGCAGTGTGGATGAAGAAGCGCTGCACCAGCTGTACCTATGGGTAGACAACATCCCTCTGTCCAGGCCCAAGAGAAACCTCTCCCGGGACTTCAGTGATGGAGGTGTGCGCTCCTGTGTGTTTCTGCATATTCTGACCTGTATGGACGTGTGTAAGGGATCTGTGTGCTTACTGTATTTTTGATATTTGGGtaactgtggtgtgtgtgtatatgggtGAGATCTACCTCCTGGGACTTCAACTGTGGAAGAGTACccttgtgtgtgttttctatttgtttctatgTGTGAACaatgtgtgtctatgtgtatgtCCACCTGTTCTATCTGGTGTGCacatagtttgtgtgtgtgtgtgtgtgtgtgtgtgtgactcccTCCAGGGACTTTGATGACTAAGATACGtatctatgtatgtatttgtGCAGTGTATGTGTTTCAATGAGATTATGTAGTCACAGTCACAGAAATTATAAATTCCAGTAATGTCTTCTGGGGTTTCAGGATGGAATATgcattttatatgtacatatttgaggAGGCCATGTACATATGTGACTCTGTACTTACATGTGTATTCTACATGTGCACCTATGTGTATCTggcttgtgggtttttttttttttttacttgtttttggttttgttttgttttgtactgagggttgaatccagaggcacttaaccactgagccacatccccctttttaatattttacttagagatagggtctcactgagttgctgaggttggctttgaactcgtgatcctcctgcctcagcctcccaagctgctagaattacaggcatgtgccactgcactagGCTGACTTGTGTTTTTGTCTTGCATGTCTATACATTCTGCCCTACATATATATCTGTAGTGGGATCTTATCACATGTCTCTGCTTGTATGAGTCTGTGATTCTCTCTGGAACTTTGGTGTTACAGTATGTGTGTCCATGTGAATTCCTAGGGTAAGGCCCCATCCTCCTGAAGAGCTCTTAAGAGACTTATTCTGAGTTTTCCTATGCTCTGAGTTAACGGAAAAGGAATGCAGCTGAATCTTAAATCTGACTGATGATCTTTGTCTCTTCTTTGTTTCCCTCCCTATTATCCTTCCCTTTTCTGCATCTTCCtccccactgggttcaatcactcTGCTGCTTTTTCtatccctcccttctcttctcccaccctctTCTCCCTTATTCATCCCCCCATCTTCCATGTCTGCTTTCACGGTTACTCCCACAGTCCTGGTGGCAGAGGTCATCAAATTTTATTTCCCAAAGATGGTGGAGATGCACAATTATGTCCCTGCAAACTCTCTCCAGCAGAAGCTCAGCAACTGGGGTCACCTGAACAGGTAAAACAATACTAGGATGCAGGAGTGGAACTCTTCAGCCCCAACCTGCCTGAGTTCCCAGGAAAGCTGCCCCAGCCTCTTCATCTCCTAtggggtttgttgttattgtttatgaTCTCtgcacttttaatttcttttaaaaatatattttagttgttgatatatattttgtttgtttgtttatatgcggttctaagaattgaacccagtgcctcacacaagtgctctaccactgagccacaaacccaacccTCACTTTTAATATCTTAAGAAGAATGTTCACTTACTCTGCTCTTAACTGTCCAGGCTGGGACTGTTTTGACGGTAGGGTTTTGAGGGCTAACACGACAGAATTCATCTGGTAATAAAATCAAGGAACTTTTCTATTGGGAAGGAGACAAAGAACCTTGGGACACCCAATCTCGGGCAGGGGAGGGTGAGGCTCAGATGGCAAGCCCTTCTACTCCCCCTGGGCTGCACACTCAGGACTAAGACAACCGTGCCCCGCCCCTTCTCCACTACTTTGATTTCATTCCCCACAGGACCCAGTCCACCATCCCTATGTCTATCCTGTAGGAAGGTGCTAAACAAACTGAACTTTTCGGTACCAGACGACGTAATGCGCAAGATTGCTCAGTGTGCCCCGGGTGTGGTGGAGTTGGTACTCATCCCGCTGAAGCAGCGCCTGGAGGAGCGGCAAAGGCGCAGGAAGCAGGGCTCCGGTTCCTTACAGGTGGCACCCAGCTCGAATCTCTCCAAATGCTTTGGGGAGGAGAGGTTCCCAGGCAGGGAGAAGCATCGCCTTTGCGATgagtgtgggggaggggtgccTGGCCAAAAGACCTGATCTGGGGAACTGGGGAAGGGCCTAGGGGGCTTTTGGGGGGATGGGTGAGCTGAGACTCACAGTGGACCACTGGGATTCTTTCAGGAGCTGCCTCCCACTGATGGCAGTGGCTACTTGGATGTGGGTAAGGTggcctttcctcctttcttctcagAAAGGTCTTCCTGACCTTCCTATGGCTTGCAGAATCGGAGGGGGAAACAAAATAGAGCTACAGCAATGTCACTCCTCCATTTGCCTTGTCTCAGATGTATCCCAGAAAACACGAGGGGAAGGTGCACCAGAACCCcaaggaggagagcagctcaggtaAAGAAGCTGGAAGCAGTATGATCTCAACAGGCTGGGTAATCTCCCCACTCGGGCTGGGGGACGGTGATTGGGTGTGgaaaggtggggagggggaaaAGGGGAGAAGGGGGATAGTGAACGCCCGGCCCAATACACTGGAAGGGTGAGGGTGGAGCCCAAGGTCCAGGCCTCCGCTAAGATGCTTCCTACCTCAGGATGGGGCGGCTGCTGGCGCCCCGGCCTCCTGGGTATAGCCAGGCGCTGCAG is a window from the Urocitellus parryii isolate mUroPar1 chromosome 6, mUroPar1.hap1, whole genome shotgun sequence genome containing:
- the Cenpb gene encoding major centromere autoantigen B; translated protein: MGPKRRQLTFREKSRIIQEVEENPDLRKGEIARRFNIPPSTLSTILKNKRAILASERKYGVASTCRKTNKLSPYDKLEGLLIAWFQQIRAAGLPVKGIILKEKALRIAEELGMDDFTASNGWLDRFRRRHGVVSCSGVARARGRNSAPRTPAAPASPAAVPSEGSGGSTPGWRAREEQPPSVAEGYASQDVFSATETSLWYDFLPDQAAGLCGGDGRARQATQRLSVLLCANADGSEKLPPLVAGKSAKPRAGQGGLPCDYTANSKGGVTTQALAKYLKALDTRMAAESRRVLLLAGRLAAQSLDTSGLRHVQLAFFPPGTVHPLERGVVQQVKGHYRQAMLLKAMAALEGQDRSGLQLGLMEALHFVAAAWQAVEPSDIATCFREAGFGGGPNATITTSLKSEGEEEEEEEEEEEEEEEEEEEEGEGEEEEEEEEEEGEEEEEGGEGEELGEEEEVEEEGDVDDSDEEEEEEEESSSEGLEAEDWAQGVVEAGGSFGGYSAQEEAQCPTLHFLEGGEDSESDSEEEEEDEDEDEEDEDDEDDDEDSDEVPVPSFGEAMAYFAMVKRYLTSFPIDDRVQSHILHLEHDLVHVTRKNHARQAGVRGLGHQS
- the Spef1 gene encoding sperm flagellar protein 1, with the protein product MASSVDEEALHQLYLWVDNIPLSRPKRNLSRDFSDGVLVAEVIKFYFPKMVEMHNYVPANSLQQKLSNWGHLNRKVLNKLNFSVPDDVMRKIAQCAPGVVELVLIPLKQRLEERQRRRKQGSGSLQELPPTDGSGYLDVDVSQKTRGEGAPEPQGGEQLRMGRLLAPRPPGYSQALQGDPSFVLQIAEKEQELLASQETVQVLQMKVRRLEHLLQLKNVRIEDLSRRLQQAERKQR